In Anseongella ginsenosidimutans, one genomic interval encodes:
- a CDS encoding glycoside hydrolase family 43 protein yields MRKITLSVALLAASSAVYSQNQIAKTVETSGNPVFPGWYADPEGIVYGDEYWIYPTYSAPYEKQVFMDAFSSKDLVNWTKHERIIDTAEVKWAKKAMWAPGVIEKDGRYYLFFAANDVHEGEIGGIGVAVSDRPEGPFKDLLGKPLINEIVNGAQPIDQYIFKDIDGSYYMYYGGWGHCNVVKLNDDFTGLVPFADGTVYKEVTPKDYVEGPFMFRKDGKYYFMWSEGGWTGPDYRVAYAIADSPFGPFERVGTILEQDRDIATGAGHHSVIHHPGKDLWYIVYHRRPKGETDRNFRVTCIDRMYFDKNGRIKPVEITREGVKAQRLGGAGQKGRE; encoded by the coding sequence ATGAGAAAAATTACACTATCAGTAGCTTTACTTGCGGCTTCTTCCGCCGTTTATTCCCAAAACCAAATCGCAAAAACAGTTGAAACTTCCGGAAACCCGGTTTTCCCGGGCTGGTATGCTGATCCGGAAGGCATCGTTTACGGAGACGAGTACTGGATCTATCCAACTTATTCAGCGCCATATGAAAAGCAGGTGTTCATGGATGCTTTTTCGTCCAAAGATCTGGTGAACTGGACCAAACATGAACGGATCATTGATACCGCGGAGGTGAAATGGGCAAAAAAGGCCATGTGGGCGCCTGGAGTGATTGAGAAGGATGGCCGGTATTATTTATTTTTTGCTGCCAATGATGTACACGAAGGGGAAATTGGCGGAATTGGTGTGGCGGTGAGCGACCGGCCGGAGGGGCCTTTTAAAGACCTGCTGGGAAAGCCGCTGATCAACGAGATCGTGAACGGAGCGCAGCCTATTGACCAGTATATTTTTAAGGATATCGACGGAAGCTATTACATGTACTACGGGGGATGGGGGCATTGTAACGTAGTGAAGCTGAACGATGATTTTACGGGGCTGGTGCCTTTTGCCGACGGTACCGTTTATAAGGAAGTAACACCCAAGGACTACGTGGAAGGGCCCTTCATGTTCAGGAAGGATGGAAAATATTACTTTATGTGGTCGGAAGGGGGCTGGACAGGGCCGGACTACAGGGTGGCTTATGCAATTGCCGATTCTCCCTTCGGGCCGTTTGAACGGGTGGGTACCATCCTGGAACAGGACCGCGATATTGCCACGGGCGCGGGCCATCATTCGGTTATTCATCACCCGGGTAAGGACCTTTGGTACATTGTTTACCATCGCAGGCCGAAGGGTGAAACGGATCGTAATTTCCGGGTGACCTGTATTGACCGTATGTATTTTGACAAGAACGGCCGGATAAAACCGGTGGAGATTACCCGGGAAGGAGTTAAAGCGCAAAGGCTTGGCGGGGCCGGGCAAAAAGGCCGGGAATGA
- a CDS encoding ABC transporter ATP-binding protein, translating to MITIEDLYFSYRRKKVICGLNLRLEAGHIYGLMGANGTGKSTLLRCIAGLLFPEHGRMKVLSHRPKERHPALLRQLFIIPEEFYLPDVRIGQFVRYNAPFYPSFSKEQFDSCLEDFGVPYGNTLLKMSYGQKKKVLISFALACNTPLLLMDEPTNGLDITGKRQFRKLIAGTATDERCIVISTHQVKDLDNLIDHILILEEGRMLLDEPAERISRRLQFKISFDREEIETALYSEDSLKGSAIVTSNPDGQEGQFDLELLYNAVTSNKEGVLALFNEEIIQETLS from the coding sequence ATGATAACAATCGAAGACCTTTACTTTTCGTACAGGCGAAAAAAGGTAATTTGCGGCCTTAACCTGAGGCTGGAGGCAGGGCATATTTACGGGCTAATGGGTGCGAATGGTACCGGGAAGTCCACGCTGCTTCGTTGCATTGCGGGCCTGTTGTTCCCTGAACACGGAAGGATGAAGGTCCTTTCTCACCGGCCAAAAGAGCGGCACCCTGCTTTGCTGCGTCAGTTATTCATCATTCCGGAGGAGTTTTATCTGCCTGACGTCCGGATTGGGCAGTTCGTTCGGTATAATGCGCCTTTTTATCCATCGTTTAGCAAAGAACAGTTCGATAGCTGCCTGGAAGATTTTGGCGTACCGTATGGAAATACCCTGCTGAAGATGAGTTACGGGCAAAAGAAAAAGGTGCTTATCAGTTTTGCCCTGGCTTGCAATACGCCTCTTTTATTGATGGATGAGCCTACCAACGGGCTGGATATAACTGGAAAAAGGCAATTCCGGAAACTGATTGCCGGAACAGCGACCGATGAAAGATGCATCGTTATAAGTACACACCAGGTAAAAGACCTCGACAACCTGATTGATCATATACTTATTCTTGAGGAGGGAAGGATGCTGCTGGACGAGCCCGCCGAAAGGATCAGCCGCCGCCTGCAGTTTAAGATTTCTTTCGATCGGGAAGAGATAGAAACCGCTTTATATAGTGAGGACTCTTTGAAGGGCAGCGCGATCGTTACTTCCAACCCGGACGGACAGGAAGGACAATTTGACCTGGAACTGCTATACAACGCGGTCACCAGCAACAAAGAGGGCGTACTGGCTCTATTCAATGAAGAAATTATCCAAGAAACTCTGTCATGA
- a CDS encoding rhomboid family intramembrane serine protease yields MQEVLQAAPVAVIIFIFTLITSFYGLYVNQNLNHQFMLHPYSFVRKERLYTIITSGLIHADFGHLLFNMLTFFFFAFRLEAMIGSWEFALLYIGGLILSDIPTIIKHRNNSGYASLGASGAISAVLFSYILFDPTTKLFLFFIPIGIPAYIFGPLYLVYCVYASRNQHDRVNHDAHFYGALTGILFTVLLTPGIIPHFVNQLTS; encoded by the coding sequence ATGCAGGAAGTGCTTCAGGCCGCCCCGGTGGCGGTTATCATTTTTATTTTCACACTCATTACGAGTTTTTACGGATTGTATGTCAATCAGAATCTGAATCATCAGTTCATGCTGCACCCCTATAGTTTCGTGCGCAAGGAAAGGCTATACACCATTATTACAAGCGGCCTCATTCATGCCGATTTCGGCCACCTGCTCTTCAATATGCTCACGTTCTTTTTCTTTGCATTTCGCCTGGAAGCGATGATTGGCAGCTGGGAATTCGCCTTGCTGTACATCGGCGGGCTGATACTGAGCGATATTCCAACTATTATAAAACACCGGAATAATTCCGGGTATGCCAGCCTGGGAGCATCCGGTGCTATTTCCGCCGTATTATTCAGCTATATTTTATTCGATCCGACAACCAAGTTATTTCTTTTTTTTATTCCCATAGGCATCCCGGCCTATATTTTCGGCCCCCTTTACCTGGTCTACTGCGTGTATGCTTCACGCAATCAGCATGACCGCGTAAATCATGACGCCCACTTTTACGGCGCGCTGACCGGGATCCTCTTCACCGTCCTGCTGACGCCAGGCATTATTCCCCATTTTGTCAACCAGCTTACTTCCTGA
- a CDS encoding TetR/AcrR family transcriptional regulator translates to MSIAERRCREKQALRENILNTAWQIVRDEGWQSLSIRKIADAIEYSVPVIYDHFENKEAILMEFGKQGFELIIKKMLAAKNQTRDPEEQLKAIANAYWSFAFKHKEYYQLMWGMNIPCCGMERCIPERFDFKDLIMGPMNSIIERSNNQTVKACIKYHTFWSILHGLISIKMIAPPDDSLEVNKMVMEDAIEGFIKNLSS, encoded by the coding sequence ATGAGTATTGCAGAGAGAAGATGTAGGGAAAAACAGGCGCTGCGGGAGAATATCCTTAATACCGCCTGGCAGATCGTCCGGGACGAAGGCTGGCAATCACTTTCCATCCGGAAGATCGCTGATGCCATAGAATATAGCGTTCCGGTGATCTATGATCATTTCGAAAATAAGGAAGCGATACTTATGGAATTCGGCAAGCAGGGTTTTGAATTGATCATCAAGAAAATGCTGGCTGCGAAAAACCAGACCCGGGACCCTGAAGAACAACTGAAGGCCATCGCAAACGCGTACTGGAGCTTTGCATTTAAGCACAAGGAATATTACCAGCTGATGTGGGGGATGAATATTCCCTGCTGCGGAATGGAACGATGTATCCCCGAGCGCTTTGATTTCAAAGACCTGATCATGGGGCCCATGAACAGTATTATTGAAAGAAGCAATAACCAGACGGTAAAGGCCTGTATCAAGTACCATACGTTCTGGTCCATCCTTCACGGGCTTATTTCTATAAAAATGATCGCGCCGCCGGATGATTCTCTGGAAGTAAATAAAATGGTCATGGAAGATGCTATTGAGGGTTTTATTAAAAATCTGAGTTCTTAA
- a CDS encoding inositol oxygenase family protein, with protein sequence MKTKVQFTEEEKNPLQSIEEWEDDVLIRYPEEAAPARAKEEYRNYENPGRDTVREFYRLNHKYQTYDFVREKQAEFLQFNREEMPVWGAMEFLNTLVDDSDPDIDLDQLQHLLQTAEAIRADGHPDWFVLTGFIHDMGKVLCLFGEPQWAVVGDTFPVGCRHSDKIVYHEFFADNPDSTDPRYNTKYGIYEPNCGLKNVHMSWGHDEYLYQMMKDYLPEEALYMIRYHSFYSQHRENAYDHLLDDHDREMFEWVRKFNPYDLYSKSPKPPVASELKPYYEDLIAKYLPATVCL encoded by the coding sequence ATGAAAACCAAGGTCCAGTTTACGGAGGAAGAAAAAAATCCTTTGCAAAGTATTGAAGAATGGGAAGACGATGTGCTGATCCGGTACCCGGAAGAAGCGGCGCCGGCCAGGGCGAAGGAAGAATACCGGAACTATGAAAATCCCGGCAGGGATACGGTCAGGGAATTTTACCGCCTGAACCATAAATACCAGACCTATGACTTTGTGCGGGAAAAACAAGCGGAATTTCTCCAGTTCAACCGCGAAGAAATGCCGGTATGGGGAGCCATGGAATTTCTGAATACGCTGGTGGATGACTCCGATCCGGATATTGACCTGGACCAGCTGCAGCATTTATTGCAAACCGCCGAAGCTATCCGCGCCGACGGCCATCCTGACTGGTTTGTGTTAACCGGCTTCATTCATGACATGGGAAAAGTACTCTGCCTTTTCGGCGAACCGCAATGGGCCGTTGTTGGGGACACATTTCCCGTTGGCTGCAGACATTCCGATAAGATCGTGTACCATGAATTCTTTGCCGATAACCCTGATTCCACGGATCCCCGGTATAATACCAAATACGGCATTTACGAGCCGAACTGCGGCCTGAAGAACGTACATATGTCCTGGGGGCACGATGAATACCTCTACCAGATGATGAAAGACTATTTGCCTGAGGAGGCTCTTTATATGATCCGGTATCACTCCTTCTATTCACAGCACCGGGAAAATGCCTACGATCACCTGCTGGACGATCATGACCGGGAGATGTTCGAATGGGTGCGGAAATTCAATCCTTACGATCTTTATTCAAAAAGCCCGAAACCGCCGGTGGCATCAGAATTAAAGCCTTATTACGAGGACCTGATTGCCAAGTACCTGCCGGCAACCGTTTGTTTATAG
- a CDS encoding LuxR C-terminal-related transcriptional regulator — protein sequence MNKLILSPNTVTTHRKNMLRKVKARSVLVLVT from the coding sequence ATGAATAAACTGATATTAAGCCCTAATACGGTGACAACCCATCGGAAAAATATGCTTCGTAAAGTAAAAGCGCGTTCCGTACTGGTATTGGTGACCTAA
- a CDS encoding RNA polymerase sigma factor: MEEAFLAAVNKHQGIIFKICRMYCRDNTDSEDLFQEIILQLWKSWPGFNSTAKVSTWIYRIGLNTAITGLRKNNRRPPQQGLSAGHNAIPEASAQRLDILFDKELQAAIDQLDKLDKALVMLYLDEKTYREIAEIMGLSEGNVGVKMSRIKVKLKKILNR, from the coding sequence TTGGAAGAAGCGTTCCTGGCGGCGGTAAATAAGCATCAGGGCATCATCTTTAAGATATGCCGGATGTACTGCAGGGATAATACCGATTCAGAAGATCTGTTCCAGGAGATCATCCTTCAGCTCTGGAAATCCTGGCCGGGATTTAATTCCACCGCTAAGGTAAGTACCTGGATATACCGCATCGGATTAAACACGGCCATCACAGGGTTGAGGAAGAATAATCGCCGGCCTCCGCAGCAGGGCTTATCCGCCGGCCACAATGCCATACCTGAAGCTTCCGCCCAGCGGCTGGATATTTTATTTGACAAGGAATTGCAGGCAGCGATAGATCAACTTGATAAATTGGACAAGGCCCTGGTAATGCTCTATTTGGATGAAAAGACCTACCGGGAAATTGCAGAGATCATGGGTTTGTCGGAAGGAAACGTGGGGGTTAAGATGAGCAGGATCAAGGTAAAATTAAAGAAAATATTAAACCGTTGA
- a CDS encoding efflux RND transporter periplasmic adaptor subunit, producing MNNLIHTATKNKGRRTYLPLFFILLSFVFLQACSTSTGSENPAAAPQSLPVITLSSQPVTTYQEFSATLEGSKDIEIRPQVDGQLTEIYVDEGDLVKEGQRLFKINDREYTQQFNNAKASVAAAKANLAYAEIEVAKLSPLVANKVISEVQLKSAKAAQLAAEANVAQAEAMLESARINLDYTVVRAPAEGYIGRIPFKTGSLVNPSNPQALTVLSEIKNVFVYFSMSESEFLRFKEEASGNSVIEKIDSLPPVELVLADGSFYPKKGKVELVSGQFDNSMGAITFRAVFPNADRLLRSGSTGRIRIPRIRTAALTVPQEATFNLQDKIFVFAVGSDNKVVSKPLTISGKSGTSYLVESGLSPGDKIVYSGLDRLQDGSAITPMFVSIDSLKTIGSL from the coding sequence ATGAACAACTTAATCCACACAGCAACAAAGAATAAAGGTAGGCGGACTTACCTGCCTTTATTCTTTATCCTTCTGTCTTTCGTCTTTTTACAGGCCTGCAGCACGTCTACCGGGAGCGAAAACCCGGCAGCGGCCCCTCAGAGCCTGCCGGTGATCACCCTTAGCAGCCAGCCGGTTACCACCTACCAGGAGTTTTCCGCTACCCTGGAAGGAAGCAAGGACATTGAGATCCGTCCCCAGGTGGACGGGCAGTTAACGGAAATCTACGTTGATGAAGGCGATCTTGTAAAGGAAGGGCAGCGGCTTTTCAAGATCAATGACCGGGAATATACCCAGCAGTTCAATAATGCGAAGGCAAGCGTCGCTGCCGCAAAGGCCAACCTGGCATATGCCGAAATTGAAGTTGCCAAGTTAAGCCCCCTGGTAGCGAACAAGGTGATTTCCGAGGTACAATTAAAATCTGCCAAAGCCGCGCAGCTTGCCGCGGAAGCGAATGTTGCTCAGGCCGAAGCCATGCTGGAAAGCGCCCGGATCAACCTTGATTATACCGTAGTGCGGGCGCCGGCAGAGGGCTATATTGGCCGCATTCCGTTTAAAACGGGTAGCTTGGTAAATCCTTCCAACCCGCAGGCCCTGACGGTACTTTCAGAGATAAAGAATGTATTTGTCTATTTTTCAATGAGCGAGAGCGAATTCCTTCGTTTCAAGGAAGAAGCTTCCGGGAACAGCGTGATTGAAAAGATCGACAGCCTGCCACCGGTGGAGCTGGTCCTTGCCGATGGAAGCTTTTATCCAAAGAAAGGAAAGGTGGAACTGGTTTCGGGCCAGTTCGATAACAGCATGGGAGCTATTACTTTCCGGGCGGTATTTCCGAATGCAGACCGATTGCTTCGTTCGGGCAGTACAGGCAGGATAAGGATACCCCGCATCCGGACGGCGGCGCTCACCGTACCCCAGGAAGCCACATTCAACCTGCAGGACAAGATCTTTGTCTTCGCGGTAGGCAGCGACAATAAGGTGGTGAGCAAACCGCTCACTATTTCCGGGAAAAGCGGGACCAGTTACCTGGTGGAGAGCGGGCTGAGCCCCGGCGATAAGATCGTGTACTCCGGACTTGACCGGCTGCAGGACGGTTCAGCGATTACGCCCATGTTTGTTTCCATCGATAGCTTGAAAACGATCGGGTCGCTCTGA
- a CDS encoding GntR family transcriptional regulator gives MQFYDNGQAIYLQIAGYMCEKVLLKTFQAGAKIPSVRELAVQLAVNPNTVMRTYDFLKQLGIIYDKRGIGYFVAEDAVTKARSYMKEDFTSRELPSLLRGMYLLGLEPEDLKPNFDAFKKQYNEDK, from the coding sequence ATGCAGTTTTACGATAACGGGCAGGCGATTTACCTGCAGATAGCCGGGTATATGTGCGAGAAAGTCTTGCTGAAGACCTTTCAAGCCGGGGCGAAGATACCCAGTGTCCGTGAGCTGGCGGTGCAGCTGGCGGTCAACCCTAATACGGTCATGCGTACTTACGATTTCCTGAAACAGCTTGGCATCATTTACGACAAAAGGGGGATCGGCTATTTTGTGGCGGAGGATGCGGTAACGAAAGCTCGTTCATACATGAAGGAAGATTTTACCAGCCGCGAATTACCCTCCCTGCTCCGTGGAATGTACCTGCTCGGGCTGGAACCCGAAGACCTTAAACCCAATTTTGACGCTTTTAAAAAACAGTATAATGAAGACAAGTGA
- a CDS encoding outer membrane beta-barrel protein codes for MKTLLGIFLLLPLFAFPQFNYKKMSVSLGGGAAVPHMDVTDFSFEPVINGAFHYNITPYAAVGIDAEFGKLTGNYENSLEFENKFVAFAVDARLQAGQFTGRNASGFGAVLSKLYAGAGLGIIHSNAVSGPPGSVGEGEELPGAPEKPDPKLYKSSDVIVPVFAGANIPLMKELDLEILTLFINYRLNISFSDELDALATSASTSNDFFSTLSVGLRLNFGPKGPYFAGAYR; via the coding sequence ATGAAGACATTGCTTGGAATCTTTCTTTTACTGCCTTTGTTCGCATTTCCCCAGTTTAACTACAAAAAAATGTCTGTTTCCCTGGGAGGAGGAGCTGCTGTTCCTCATATGGATGTTACGGATTTTTCCTTTGAACCGGTGATTAACGGCGCCTTTCACTATAATATAACTCCTTATGCGGCAGTAGGAATTGATGCGGAATTTGGTAAACTCACGGGTAATTATGAAAATTCCCTTGAATTTGAGAATAAATTCGTCGCCTTCGCCGTGGACGCAAGGCTGCAGGCCGGACAGTTTACCGGAAGAAACGCAAGCGGCTTCGGCGCTGTCCTCAGCAAGTTATACGCCGGCGCGGGACTGGGGATCATTCATAGCAACGCCGTTTCCGGCCCTCCGGGATCCGTCGGGGAGGGAGAAGAGCTGCCCGGCGCTCCTGAAAAACCGGACCCAAAACTGTATAAAAGCTCCGACGTCATTGTGCCTGTTTTTGCAGGCGCCAATATTCCGCTGATGAAGGAGCTTGACCTGGAAATATTGACGTTGTTCATTAATTACCGGCTCAATATTTCTTTCTCGGACGAACTGGACGCGCTGGCTACTTCCGCCAGTACCTCAAACGATTTTTTCAGTACGCTTTCGGTAGGACTGCGGCTTAATTTCGGGCCAAAAGGGCCTTATTTTGCCGGAGCTTACCGCTAA
- a CDS encoding 4a-hydroxytetrahydrobiopterin dehydratase, giving the protein MWNESGNKLHRHFEFGNFTEAWGFMTRVALLAEKMDHHPEWTNVYNKVDIWLSSHDAGNIVTEKDRKLAAKIDELLK; this is encoded by the coding sequence ATGTGGAACGAATCAGGGAACAAATTACACCGGCATTTTGAATTCGGAAATTTTACGGAAGCCTGGGGCTTTATGACCAGGGTCGCTTTGCTGGCCGAAAAAATGGATCATCATCCGGAATGGACGAATGTGTATAACAAAGTGGATATCTGGCTCTCCTCTCATGATGCCGGGAATATAGTCACAGAAAAGGACCGTAAACTGGCGGCGAAAATTGATGAACTCCTGAAGTAG
- a CDS encoding M14 family metallopeptidase, giving the protein MDKPLLLLLCCLQFLPAAAQKTPFEQSDGNETATYGQVISWFNMLDQKYEQAKLVQAGSTDSGEPLHLFILSENGNFEPGGDRPVLLINNGIHPGEPEGIDATMMLSRDMLEKNSLPENLVICIIPVYNVGGALNRNSYSRANQNGPRSYGFRGNSRNLDLNRDFIKTDSKNSQSFQQIFQRWKPHVFIDNHTTNGADYQHVITYIASQKDKLHPALAAYMTGSLNPVLDRILTDSCFPPVPYVHFRETTPESGLIGFYDSPRYSTGYSALFNTIGYVLETHMLKPYEQRVRASYVFMEELIAILERDHQALLEAKSLADQKVKEQEEFTLHWRLDTTSFDTIEFRGYKASYKKSELSGKPRLYYDTSHPYTKQIGFYNDYRPVITVGRPKAYLVPQSWSRAIELLKLNGVTLQQLERDTEMEAEVYYIEDYKTVKTPYEGHYLHYDMQVRKEKQQVKCYKGDYLVHTNQPSVRYIMEVLEPQAPDSYFAWNFFDSILGQKEYFSAYVFEDLAADLLKADKELKQQLEDKKKHDPEFAKNGAAQLDFIYRRSPYYEKSHLRYPIFRVN; this is encoded by the coding sequence ATGGACAAACCTTTACTGCTTCTTCTTTGCTGCCTGCAATTCCTCCCCGCGGCTGCTCAAAAAACGCCTTTTGAACAAAGCGACGGGAATGAAACTGCTACGTACGGCCAGGTAATTAGCTGGTTCAACATGCTGGATCAGAAATATGAGCAGGCTAAGCTGGTCCAAGCCGGCAGTACCGATTCCGGGGAGCCGTTGCATCTTTTTATTCTTTCTGAAAACGGGAATTTTGAGCCAGGCGGCGATAGACCGGTATTACTGATCAATAACGGCATCCATCCCGGTGAACCCGAGGGTATTGACGCCACCATGATGTTAAGCCGGGATATGCTTGAGAAAAATAGCCTCCCCGAAAACCTGGTGATTTGCATTATCCCGGTTTATAACGTAGGAGGCGCACTCAATCGCAACAGCTACTCCCGGGCGAACCAGAACGGCCCCCGGTCTTACGGTTTTCGCGGGAATAGTCGAAACCTGGATCTGAACCGGGATTTCATCAAAACCGATTCGAAAAATTCGCAATCTTTCCAGCAGATCTTCCAGCGGTGGAAGCCGCATGTATTTATTGATAATCATACGACGAACGGAGCGGATTACCAGCATGTGATCACCTATATTGCCAGTCAAAAAGATAAGCTCCACCCCGCCCTGGCTGCTTATATGACCGGTTCATTAAATCCCGTGCTTGACCGTATACTTACGGACAGTTGCTTCCCGCCGGTTCCCTATGTACACTTCAGGGAAACTACCCCCGAAAGCGGTTTGATCGGCTTTTATGACAGTCCGCGGTACAGCACCGGCTATTCAGCACTGTTCAATACCATAGGCTATGTACTGGAAACCCACATGCTGAAACCCTATGAACAGCGGGTGCGGGCTTCCTATGTATTTATGGAAGAACTGATCGCCATCCTGGAACGGGATCATCAGGCGCTCCTGGAGGCCAAAAGCCTGGCCGATCAAAAAGTAAAGGAACAAGAGGAATTTACCCTGCATTGGAGGCTTGACACGACTTCCTTCGATACAATTGAATTCAGGGGTTACAAGGCTTCCTATAAGAAGAGCGAATTAAGCGGGAAGCCCCGTCTTTATTATGATACCAGCCATCCGTATACCAAGCAAATAGGCTTTTATAATGATTACAGGCCGGTTATAACCGTGGGGAGACCGAAGGCTTACCTGGTGCCGCAATCCTGGAGCAGGGCCATTGAGTTGCTAAAACTTAACGGGGTAACGCTTCAACAGCTGGAAAGGGATACGGAAATGGAAGCGGAGGTATATTATATTGAAGACTATAAAACGGTAAAGACTCCCTATGAGGGACATTACCTGCATTATGACATGCAGGTCAGGAAAGAAAAACAGCAAGTTAAATGCTATAAGGGTGATTACCTGGTTCACACAAACCAGCCCTCCGTGCGTTATATCATGGAAGTGCTGGAGCCGCAGGCGCCGGATTCCTACTTTGCCTGGAATTTTTTTGATTCCATACTGGGGCAGAAGGAATATTTTTCAGCTTATGTATTTGAAGATCTGGCAGCAGACCTGTTAAAGGCTGATAAAGAACTTAAACAACAACTGGAAGATAAAAAGAAACATGATCCGGAATTTGCAAAGAACGGTGCAGCACAGCTTGATTTCATTTACCGTCGTTCACCTTACTATGAAAAATCGCATCTTCGCTACCCGATATTCAGGGTAAATTAA
- a CDS encoding sodium/sugar symporter, translated as MNQLTSSDYFVFLIYFIAVSGYGYYIYSRKKAKNANSKDFFLAEGSLTWWAIGASLIASNISAEHFIGMSGSGFALGLAISTYEWMAAATLIIVAVFFIPVYLKNGIYTMPQFLQKRYNSTVSAVMAVFWLLVYVFVNLTSIIYLGALAISSISQISFGWCVAGLAVCSIVVTLGGMKVIGYTDVIQVLVLIIGGLTTTYIALTLVSDHFGYGENVLKGLAIIREEAPSHFHMIFNKGHPYYSDLPGLSVLIGGMWINNLNYWACNQYIVQRALGADLKTARKGILFAAFLKLLIPVIAVLPGITVYVLFKEGVFQTEMLNAAGEMKPDRAYPTLLNLLPSGLKGLAFAALTAAIIASLAGKANSISTIFSLDIYRHFFNKQASEKKLIRIGRSSIIISMVIASLIAPALSTLDQAYQFIQEYVGFIAPGVLAIFLLGILWKRITAAAALFAALATIPFSTVLKFLPVWTNGYFPDYPFLDRMSIVFVTLIALMIVISLLDRRSKDAERVIEIDKSMFKCSPGFVAGSVIIVGILAALYTIFW; from the coding sequence ATGAACCAGCTAACCAGCAGCGACTATTTTGTCTTCCTCATTTACTTTATTGCCGTCTCTGGCTACGGCTATTACATTTACAGCCGCAAAAAGGCAAAAAACGCCAATTCTAAGGATTTTTTCCTGGCGGAGGGCTCGCTTACCTGGTGGGCCATCGGGGCTTCCCTGATCGCTTCCAATATTTCGGCGGAGCATTTCATTGGCATGTCGGGATCCGGGTTTGCGCTGGGGCTGGCTATTTCCACTTATGAATGGATGGCGGCTGCCACGCTGATCATCGTGGCCGTGTTCTTCATCCCGGTTTACCTGAAGAACGGCATCTATACCATGCCTCAATTCCTGCAAAAACGGTACAATAGCACCGTTAGCGCGGTGATGGCGGTTTTCTGGTTGCTGGTGTACGTTTTCGTGAACCTGACGTCTATTATTTACCTGGGAGCCCTGGCTATTTCTTCCATCTCCCAGATCTCTTTCGGATGGTGCGTGGCGGGACTCGCGGTTTGTTCCATCGTTGTCACCCTGGGCGGCATGAAAGTAATCGGCTACACGGACGTGATCCAGGTGCTGGTGCTGATCATCGGTGGTTTAACCACGACCTACATTGCGCTAACCCTTGTTTCCGACCATTTCGGTTACGGGGAAAATGTACTGAAGGGGCTGGCCATTATCAGGGAGGAGGCTCCTTCGCATTTTCACATGATCTTTAATAAAGGGCACCCCTATTATTCCGACCTCCCGGGGCTTTCGGTGCTGATCGGCGGCATGTGGATCAACAACCTGAATTACTGGGCCTGTAATCAATATATCGTGCAGCGGGCACTGGGAGCCGATCTGAAAACGGCCCGGAAAGGAATTTTATTTGCCGCCTTTTTGAAGCTGCTGATACCGGTCATTGCGGTTTTACCCGGGATCACCGTATATGTATTGTTCAAGGAAGGGGTTTTCCAGACGGAAATGCTGAATGCGGCGGGTGAAATGAAGCCTGACCGCGCTTATCCGACTTTGCTGAACCTGCTGCCCTCCGGGCTGAAAGGGCTTGCTTTTGCAGCGCTGACGGCGGCTATCATCGCATCACTTGCCGGGAAGGCGAACAGTATTTCCACGATCTTTTCCCTGGATATTTACCGGCATTTTTTCAATAAGCAGGCAAGCGAGAAGAAATTGATCCGGATCGGAAGATCGAGCATTATTATTTCCATGGTTATTGCCTCGCTGATCGCACCAGCCCTAAGTACGCTGGACCAGGCTTACCAGTTCATTCAGGAGTACGTGGGCTTCATTGCCCCGGGGGTGCTGGCGATCTTCCTCCTGGGAATACTCTGGAAAAGAATTACAGCCGCTGCCGCGTTGTTTGCGGCCCTGGCCACCATCCCTTTTTCAACGGTGCTTAAATTTTTGCCGGTATGGACAAACGGGTATTTTCCTGATTACCCCTTCCTGGACCGGATGTCCATCGTATTCGTGACCCTGATCGCGCTGATGATCGTTATCAGTCTCCTGGATCGCAGGAGCAAGGATGCGGAGCGCGTAATTGAGATCGATAAAAGCATGTTCAAATGCTCCCCGGGGTTTGTTGCCGGCTCTGTAATAATAGTAGGAATTTTAGCTGCACTATATACAATATTTTGGTAA